A genomic region of Puniceicoccaceae bacterium contains the following coding sequences:
- a CDS encoding type II secretion system protein → MSRSAHQHRKAGFTIVEVIFAMAILLLVVAGVLPMYVQSSRSIMTADSKLDVNGDVRKVTDQMIENARQADAFVLYDNYKGAWIDGDFVDFRSSSYAGMGRLRDGQTGRFLVLLFYDDDPYPNDSNPPPLKQMVGLYLDADESETTGSIRTFVKESFDHSKTMEENIPAAALMGTHEAIIPSMTGLMGGDVFYNFGGKSVMVNGKISHANGAIKETNTYNFTITPR, encoded by the coding sequence CCATCGTCGAAGTCATCTTTGCGATGGCTATCCTTCTGCTTGTCGTTGCCGGAGTTCTTCCCATGTATGTGCAGTCCTCCCGCTCCATCATGACGGCAGATTCGAAGCTGGACGTTAACGGAGATGTGCGCAAGGTGACGGACCAAATGATTGAAAACGCACGACAGGCCGATGCATTTGTGCTCTACGACAATTACAAAGGTGCGTGGATTGATGGCGATTTTGTTGATTTCCGCAGTAGTTCTTATGCTGGAATGGGCCGCTTGCGCGATGGACAAACTGGCCGATTTCTAGTGCTGCTCTTTTACGATGACGACCCCTATCCCAATGACAGCAATCCTCCGCCGCTCAAGCAGATGGTGGGACTTTACCTTGATGCCGACGAATCGGAAACCACCGGTTCGATTCGCACGTTTGTAAAAGAAAGCTTTGATCACAGCAAAACCATGGAAGAAAACATTCCTGCGGCAGCGCTGATGGGCACACACGAAGCCATCATTCCGTCAATGACCGGGTTGATGGGTGGCGATGTGTTCTATAATTTTGGAGGCAAGTCCGTGATGGTGAATGGTAAAATCTCCCATGCAAATGGTGCGATTAAAGAAACCAATACCTACAACTTCACGATCACACCCCGCTGA